Proteins encoded in a region of the Watersipora subatra chromosome 5, tzWatSuba1.1, whole genome shotgun sequence genome:
- the LOC137396892 gene encoding E3 ubiquitin-protein ligase AMFR-like — protein sequence MDLAKIIVVGLGVVGATAYVLWQIYKRRQLASYRNYRVVDNKPVYFTPDSDGTVVEAECAICLEVMTIVHRAHRLPCGHTFHERCIQMWARYDTTCPLCRRPFEVTSF from the exons ATGGATTTGGCAAAGATCATTGTTGTAGGCTTAGGAGTCGTTGGTGCCACTGCTTATGTGCTGTGGCAAATTTATAA GAGAAGGCAGCTGGCCAGCTATCGCAACTATAGGGTGGTTGATAACAAGCCTGTATATTTTACACCTGATTCAGATGGAACCGTAGTGGAG GCGGAATGCGCTATATGCCTCGAAGTAATGACCATTGTGCACAGAGCTCACAGGCTACCATGTGGACACACCTTTCATGAACGCTGTATACAAATGTGGGCTAGATATGATACAACCTGCCCACTTTGTCGACGCCCATTTGAAGTTACTTCCTTTTAA